In Candidatus Ozemobacteraceae bacterium, the sequence GACCGAGACGGTGGCGTGCGTCAGACCTTCGATGTCCTCACCCGGAACAAGGGGGTCATGGGCCGTTTTTCCGGCGAACTGTCCGAGAAACCAGTCTGAATCGATGCCGGCGACGAACGTCGGCGTTTCAGTATGCGAGAGGAGGCGCACGCCGGTGATGCGGCCTGCATCGTCGAAGCCGGCGACGAGATCGACGGGGCCAGCATAGCCTGCCGGGCGTGGAGCGAGAAACGCGCTGAAAACGGCGTGCCAGCGAACGGTTCCCGAGGCGTCGATCCCTTCAAGACGGCAAGGTCCGTGAGAAGCGGGGCGCAGAGAGAGACCGGACGGGCCGATGGACCGGGCGGCAGCTTCCCATGCCGCCGGAATGTCCCCGGCGGGACCGGGGCGATCTGACGGCGTTCTCGTCGTACGGGCGCCGTGGAGCCAGACGAGAGCCAGCAGGAGAACCGTCACTCCGGCAAAGACGTGATGTGTCTTCGCTCTCAAAATTCATCCTCGTTTCATCTCGTTCGGTGGTATAGTGAAACGGCTCCATGATACCTGTTTTCAAAGCGAACCTGAAATGAATTTTCCCGCCCTATCCGATATCTTCCGTCTTCTTCTCGACAATCTCACCAGCGCCGAATACGAGTTGCGCAAGGCGGCCCTCACGGCGGTGAGCAGATTGCGGGGGGAAACCGCCGCCGAGATTCTGTTCGAGCGCTTCAAAAGCGACAATCTCGATGATTACCTGACCTTCGCGCTCAGCAGAATGAGCGCCGACAAGGCGGCAAAACTCTTGCTTCAGGCTCTCCACGATACGCACGTCGAGACCAGGCTCGCCGCGGCCGACGCCCTGTCGCGGCTGAATGCCGACGAAGCGGTCCAGGTGCTCAGCGATGCGGTCGAGCAGTATCTCGCGGGGTCGGGCGGCGGTGCGGACGCCGTTCTGCTGAGCGAGGAAGCCATTTCCGGCGCCGTCCGGGCGCTCGGGAGACTCGGCACGCCCGTCTGCATGGCGTTGATGCGCAAGCTTCTTATGAAGGAAACGAATCCGCGTATCCGTGCAACGATTCTCGCGGCCATCGTTCCGCGAATGACCGACTCGTTGCTGACCCTTGTCGCGGGGTTTCTCAAAGACGAAGACCCCCGCGTCCGGGCGAATGCCGTCGAGGCCCTCCAGGCGCTGAAGAATCCATCCATCATCGCCGTTCTTCAGCCGTATCTCTACGATCCGCACCAGCGCGTGCGCGCGAACGCCATCAAGGCCGTCTGGCAATACGGTGACTTCGAGGTTTCCGCCACGCTCAAGGAAATGCTGGCCGACAAGGACAAGCGGCAGCGCGTGTCGGCTCTCTACGCCATCGGGGAAATCAGGCTCGCCGGCTTTCAGAAGCATGTCCTGGCGGCGCTCAGAGACCAGGACGCGGACATCCGACGAAATGCCCTCATTGCGATTCGGAAAATCTCCGTCGGAGCACAGGCCCCGATTCTCGCGACGCTGAAAGACAGCGTGCTTCCCCTGCTGGAGGACCAGGAGCCGGCGGTCAGACTCCAGGCCGTCACTGCGCTGGAAGCGACGATGGGCGGCGAAGCCTTCATGCCCCTGGTCAAGCGGCTTCTCATGGAAAAAGCCGCCGGGGTTCTCGCGCAGATCATCGATACGATCGGCCGGTTCAGAAAGCCCGAGACTCTCTCGATCATCGATTCCTATCTCGACAACTCCGAAGCGCAGGTTGCCATCGCCGCACTGAACGCCATCGGCGGAATAGAGCCAGAAATGGTGACGTCCGTCGTCCTCAAGTCGATCAGGCGAAGTATGAAGCATCCTGAAATCCGGGTTCGCAGGAAAACCGTCGAGACCCTGTGGAAACTTGGCGCCTTCGACGTCCTCAACGAGTTGTGCGTCGGGTTGCGTCACGAGCGCCAGGATATTCGGAAGATGTTTCTCCAGTGTTTCGGGGAGGTGTGCGCCGAAGTATCGCGATCAGGAGGCGAGCTTCTCACGACTTTCGAGCGTGAGTTGAAAGCGGCTATCGCCGAACATCAGAAAAGGCTCGAACAGAGTAAATCTTCTGCGGCCCAGGCAGATGCCCAGAACCTTTGGAACCTCGCGGCCGGGCACATCCGCTCCGGAAGGAACACCGAGGCGGCGGACGCTCTCGAACGCCTGCTGAAGATGGCCCCGAGGCATGTTCAGGCTTGGATGGCTCTTGGCGATTTGGCCCATCGTGGGGACGACCATGTGCGGGCCATCGACTGTTTCCGTTCGGCCTTGGCCCTGGAGCCCAACTTGCCGAAAGCCCTGTATGCCCTCGGTCAGATC encodes:
- a CDS encoding HEAT repeat domain-containing protein, whose protein sequence is MNFPALSDIFRLLLDNLTSAEYELRKAALTAVSRLRGETAAEILFERFKSDNLDDYLTFALSRMSADKAAKLLLQALHDTHVETRLAAADALSRLNADEAVQVLSDAVEQYLAGSGGGADAVLLSEEAISGAVRALGRLGTPVCMALMRKLLMKETNPRIRATILAAIVPRMTDSLLTLVAGFLKDEDPRVRANAVEALQALKNPSIIAVLQPYLYDPHQRVRANAIKAVWQYGDFEVSATLKEMLADKDKRQRVSALYAIGEIRLAGFQKHVLAALRDQDADIRRNALIAIRKISVGAQAPILATLKDSVLPLLEDQEPAVRLQAVTALEATMGGEAFMPLVKRLLMEKAAGVLAQIIDTIGRFRKPETLSIIDSYLDNSEAQVAIAALNAIGGIEPEMVTSVVLKSIRRSMKHPEIRVRRKTVETLWKLGAFDVLNELCVGLRHERQDIRKMFLQCFGEVCAEVSRSGGELLTTFERELKAAIAEHQKRLEQSKSSAAQADAQNLWNLAAGHIRSGRNTEAADALERLLKMAPRHVQAWMALGDLAHRGDDHVRAIDCFRSALALEPNLPKALYALGQIHHARGEWKQAAEALHATIRLYPKLPQAYLLLAEALEELQRPQDAYKALLRLADLVPDNPAALQRLARAAFFVGDSTKAVAAAKKAAEHGQIDLACHFIISYGMAFEGNGGAAYRDLVLLVSKILAHPSGKGTAELLKLCQCAAKLFAMRSENA